A single genomic interval of Euwallacea similis isolate ESF13 chromosome 2, ESF131.1, whole genome shotgun sequence harbors:
- the Spn28Dc gene encoding serine protease inhibitor 28Dc has protein sequence MHHSRNLFSILIFIHLSTLMVLANSSAIYFPSSEYDSNPVLESASRISPNNLAVLRGTTIYEKFVDDLISQAVAKLTVEINRLLISHAKGDENVLFSPISITGVLALVMLGSNGETFKQITQLWGLHVGIPDIDKKSQIVHEQLARMFYKLNQTTGFEVGDEVKVASALFIQDGYPIRPIYRFTAEDLYQSSIVNVDFEANPKEAQNLINNWVSAKTNQKIKHILNDAPPSETRVIMASALYFKAEWEQHFFEGLTKRRPFFVNGKNSKATIEVDMMSNGGDFPYYKDHELGCEVLGMPYKGNRSTMYVVMPFDSSIANLNQFEAKITVADLNRLVNRTKLTGAVILFPKMKIDSTIDLKRTLQLLGVTSLFDPNQANLALLSQGFIPQRASYSTAIPINVTSRYKTDQPAANLTEHIEVSTLGSRIRVSENIDNIRQQINEQSTDNRYQNPGLYASQVIHKVFMDITEKGTEAAAATSVSLTRVGSRVTFRVDVPFFFFIRHDETNTILFWGSVVNPTPSYNII, from the exons ATGCATCACTCacgtaatttattttccattctCATTTTTATACACCTATCGACATTAATGGTATTGGCGAACAGTTCTGCCATATATTTCCCCTCGTCAGAATATGATTCTAATCCAGTTTTGGAATCCGCTTCG AGAATTTCCCCAAATAATTTAGCGGTACTTCGAGGTACCACAATATATGAGAAATTCGTGGATGATCTTATTTCTCAAGCAGTGGCCAAATTAACAGTGGAAATCAATCGATTGCTAATTTCTCACGCCAAAGGTGATGAAAATGTCTTATTTTCACCAATAAGCATCACAG GTGTCCTCGCTTTGGTAATGTTAGGATCCAATGGAGAGACCTTCAAACAGATAACCCAATTATGGGGCCTCCATGTGGGGATTCCAGACATCGACAAGAAGTCGCAAATAGTTCACGAGCAGCTTGCTAGGatgttttataaattgaaCCAAACCACAGGCTTTGAAGTCGGAGATGAAGTCAAAGTGGCTTCGGCTCTTTTTATTCAAGATGGATATCCT ATTCGACCCATTTATCGCTTTACAGCGGAAGATCTGTATCAAAGCAGTATAGTGAACGTGGATTTTGAGGCAAATCCTAAAGAAgctcaaaatttgattaacaATTGGGTATCAGCTAAGACAAATCAGAAGATTAAACACATTTTGAACGATGCTCCTCCTAGTGAGACTCGGGTCATCATGGCCAGCGCTCTGTACTTCAAAGCTGAATGGGAGCAACACTTCTTTGAAGGGTTAACTAAAAG ACGTCCCTTTTTTGTAAACGGGAAAAATTCCAAAGCCACAATCGAAGTGGATATGATGTCCAACGGTGGCGATTTCCCCTACTACAAAGACCATGAATTAGGCTGTGAAGTTTTAGGAATGCCCTACAAGGGCAACAGAAGTACCATGTACGTGGTGATGCCATTTGATTCTAGTATCGCCAACCTCAACCAATTTGAAGCTAAAATCACTGTCGCAGACCTAAATCGTTTGGTTAATAGGACTAAACTTACTGGCGCAGTAATTCTCTTTCCAAAGATGAAAATTGATTCGACCATAGATTTGAAGAGGACATTACAGTTATTGGGCGTCAC TTCCTTGTTTGATCCCAATCAGGCCAATCTGGCCCTCCTGTCGCAGGGATTTATTCCCCAACGGGCAAGCTATTCGACAGCAATTCCCATTAATGTAACAAGCAGATACAAAACTGATCAGCCAGCTGCAAACTTAACAGAACATATAGAAGTTTCTACTCTAGGGAGCCGAATTAGGGTTTCTGAGAATATTGATAATATTCGGCAGCAGATAAATGAACAATCTACTGACAATAGATATCAGAATCCTGGATTGTATGCCAGCCAGGTTATTCATAAG GTATTCATGGATATAACAGAAAAAGGCACAGAAGCAGCTGCCGCAACCTCAGTGAGTTTGACCAGAGTCGGAAGCCGAGTTACATTCCGAGTCGATGTGccctttttcttctttattcgACATGACGAGACTAATACGATCCTATTTTGGGGATCTGTAGTTAATCCGACTCCTTCCTATAATATAATTTAG